Proteins from a single region of Candidatus Scalindua sp.:
- a CDS encoding DUF547 domain-containing protein → MKTIILMLVLTIVHGLAIKVSASEQDDPGSIFDGLLGRYVSEEGLVDYKGLKKDNEIKKYLEYLSHTNPDDLPSDKHRLAFWINAYNAFVIKGVLDEYPIKSVRDVGWLPDSFFKRKKFEIKLGEITLQVLENKKLREAFREPRIHFAINCASMSCPKLLPETYKVEKLEEQLEAQAVSFINDKSRNYLDKENRILYLSHIFKWYEGDFLKNVKKIEEYVAGYLNPEDAEFVRNNEVAVKYLDYDWGLNAQK, encoded by the coding sequence ATGAAGACCATTATACTAATGCTGGTTTTGACAATAGTTCATGGCCTGGCAATTAAGGTTTCTGCATCTGAACAGGATGATCCGGGTTCAATCTTCGATGGGCTCCTGGGCCGTTATGTTTCAGAGGAGGGGTTAGTGGATTATAAGGGGCTGAAGAAAGATAATGAGATTAAGAAATATCTTGAGTATCTTTCTCATACAAATCCTGATGATCTCCCTTCCGATAAACATCGCCTGGCATTCTGGATAAACGCGTATAACGCATTTGTTATAAAGGGAGTCCTGGATGAGTATCCGATAAAGAGTGTTCGTGATGTGGGCTGGCTTCCTGACAGTTTTTTCAAGAGAAAAAAATTTGAGATAAAGCTTGGCGAGATTACATTACAAGTACTGGAAAATAAAAAGCTGAGAGAGGCATTTCGAGAACCAAGGATACATTTTGCTATTAATTGCGCTTCTATGAGTTGTCCGAAATTATTACCAGAAACATACAAGGTTGAAAAACTGGAAGAGCAGCTTGAAGCACAAGCGGTGTCATTTATTAATGACAAGAGCAGAAATTATCTGGATAAGGAAAACCGTATCTTATATCTCTCTCATATCTTTAAATGGTACGAGGGCGATTTCCTTAAGAATGTGAAAAAGATAGAAGAGTATGTGGCTGGATATTTAAATCCTGAGGATGCAGAATTTGTCAGGAACAATGAAGTTGCCGTAAAGTATCTTGATTACGATTGGGGCTTAAATGCACAAAAATGA